A region of Maridesulfovibrio sp. DNA encodes the following proteins:
- a CDS encoding Cache 3/Cache 2 fusion domain-containing protein, which produces MLKKLAFQTKLMLGAILIVLATIIFMTGINLYKVQGSLHKLGQTSMRSIADSVHSLMEMQNDILLDKVKADIDILDKKIFSLGFPKLNKRAPIKTTITNQVTKQSESVTIPSLEFGGIAVNDKFDIVDDLKKEIGGSATIFEVLPGKLLRVSTNVRKLDGNRATETYIPDSSPVYKTVMSGKTYYGMAYVVNAWYITAYKPLADLRGNIVSVIYVGRKIITEAFKKSVLASNVGGKGYAMIFNSKGDILLHPALTGKSLKDTPNWDLFAKTEEGEIAYEKDGIKKSAYITDFKPWNWSFAFVMNTADMSHGVDRDIFITNMIIAVVALSIAALILLLMIRATTKPLQQLSDFTAKVSGGDYDSKLEYYADDVVGKTIHSVKNMVLELKNKLGFSSGLLSGLTLPCVVVDLDEKVSFINRHLLEQFGLSGQPEDYMGKQIRELINVSTVQETIKRCIEEENSFSEIEINGNAAGGGEFYAIIDVAPLHDLDKKLIGAFMVMNDITAIKENERAITAQRDTIAETAREADEISDQLSSAADELSAQVEESRRGAEIQQQRASETATAMEQMNSTVMEVARNAGETSENAHATKEKAIEGQELVRQVVTAIKALEQNSEALKSSMEELGQRTDSIGKVMNVITDIADQTNLLALNAAIEAARAGEAGRGFAVVADEVRKLAEKTMDATKEVGEAITSIQESTRTNIRVTEDAVESVVESTTLASRSGDALDEIVRMVEDSANQIEGIAAAAEEQSASSEQISRATEEINIISAESAETTVQSALAITEVAKLASNIKELIRNMQS; this is translated from the coding sequence ATGTTAAAAAAACTGGCCTTTCAAACCAAACTTATGCTTGGGGCTATTTTGATAGTTCTGGCCACAATCATATTTATGACCGGCATCAACCTTTATAAGGTACAGGGATCACTGCACAAGCTGGGTCAGACATCCATGCGGTCAATTGCCGACAGTGTTCATTCTCTCATGGAGATGCAAAACGACATCCTGCTGGACAAAGTAAAAGCGGACATCGATATTCTGGATAAAAAAATATTTTCACTTGGATTCCCGAAACTCAATAAACGCGCGCCGATTAAAACCACCATTACGAATCAGGTCACCAAACAAAGTGAAAGTGTGACTATCCCCAGCCTCGAATTCGGGGGCATCGCTGTCAACGACAAGTTCGACATAGTAGACGACCTGAAAAAAGAAATCGGCGGTTCAGCCACAATTTTCGAAGTCTTACCCGGCAAACTGCTCCGGGTTTCCACCAATGTGCGCAAGCTTGATGGAAACAGAGCCACAGAAACCTACATCCCGGACTCCAGCCCGGTATATAAAACAGTAATGTCCGGTAAAACATACTACGGAATGGCTTACGTTGTTAACGCATGGTATATCACCGCCTATAAGCCGTTGGCCGACCTGCGCGGCAATATTGTCAGTGTCATTTATGTGGGCCGCAAAATCATCACCGAAGCCTTTAAAAAATCAGTTTTGGCATCTAATGTCGGCGGCAAAGGCTATGCCATGATTTTTAACAGCAAAGGAGATATCCTGCTCCATCCCGCCCTTACCGGAAAAAGCCTGAAAGACACCCCCAACTGGGACCTTTTTGCTAAAACAGAAGAGGGTGAAATAGCCTATGAAAAAGACGGCATTAAAAAATCAGCATACATAACCGACTTCAAACCCTGGAACTGGTCTTTTGCCTTTGTGATGAACACAGCAGATATGTCGCATGGTGTTGACCGGGACATTTTCATAACCAACATGATAATTGCCGTTGTCGCACTTTCCATCGCAGCTTTAATCCTGCTGTTAATGATCAGGGCGACTACAAAACCCCTGCAACAGCTCTCCGACTTCACCGCAAAGGTCTCAGGCGGGGATTACGACTCAAAACTTGAATACTATGCTGACGATGTAGTCGGCAAAACCATCCATTCCGTCAAAAACATGGTCCTTGAACTCAAAAACAAACTGGGATTCTCCAGCGGGCTGCTCAGCGGTTTGACCCTGCCCTGTGTTGTTGTGGATCTGGATGAAAAAGTTTCTTTCATCAACAGACATCTGCTTGAGCAATTCGGACTTTCCGGACAGCCGGAAGACTACATGGGCAAACAGATCAGAGAGCTGATAAATGTCAGCACCGTCCAGGAAACTATCAAACGCTGCATTGAAGAAGAAAACAGCTTTTCTGAAATTGAAATCAACGGCAATGCAGCAGGTGGTGGTGAATTCTATGCCATAATCGACGTTGCCCCGCTGCATGACCTCGACAAGAAATTGATCGGTGCTTTCATGGTCATGAACGACATAACCGCCATCAAGGAAAACGAACGGGCCATAACTGCCCAGCGTGATACTATCGCTGAGACAGCAAGAGAAGCGGATGAAATTTCCGACCAGCTCTCTTCTGCTGCAGATGAACTTTCCGCTCAGGTTGAAGAATCCCGTCGGGGTGCGGAAATTCAGCAGCAACGGGCCAGCGAAACAGCGACCGCGATGGAACAGATGAACTCCACAGTCATGGAAGTTGCACGTAATGCAGGCGAAACCTCTGAAAACGCCCACGCCACCAAAGAAAAAGCTATTGAAGGACAGGAGCTTGTGAGACAGGTTGTCACCGCCATCAAGGCTCTTGAGCAGAATTCAGAAGCACTCAAATCCAGTATGGAAGAACTGGGCCAGCGTACCGATTCCATCGGCAAGGTCATGAACGTGATTACTGATATTGCAGACCAGACCAACCTGCTGGCTCTCAACGCAGCCATCGAAGCGGCCCGTGCAGGTGAAGCCGGACGCGGTTTCGCAGTTGTTGCAGACGAAGTCCGCAAGCTGGCGGAAAAAACCATGGATGCCACCAAGGAGGTAGGTGAAGCTATTACCTCCATTCAGGAAAGTACCAGAACAAACATCCGTGTCACCGAAGATGCTGTTGAATCCGTTGTTGAATCCACCACACTGGCTTCCAGATCAGGAGACGCTCTGGATGAGATCGTGCGTATGGTTGAAGATTCTGCCAACCAGATTGAAGGCATTGCCGCTGCAGCTGAAGAACAGTCCGCATCCAGCGAACAGATCAGCCGGGCAACCGAAGAGATCAACATTATCTCCGCTGAGTCCGCTGAAACCACCGTTCAATCAGCCTTGGCTATCACTGAAGTGGCAAAACTTGCTTCCAACATCAAGGAATTGATCCGTAACATGCAGTCTTAA
- a CDS encoding metal ABC transporter permease has translation MLEMLSYEFMQNALIAGVLASIICGVIGALVVVNRVVLLAGGVAHASYGGVGLAFFLGLPMLPVTTGFAVCAALLMALVTMKVKERADTFIGVMWAAGMALGIILLDITPGYNVDLMSYLFGGILATPKSDLVLMSGLAVIVLAVVFVCYKGFWAMSFDEEFARSRGVPVTLLYFIMLALIALSVVMVIRVVGLILVIALLTIPPQIAEDRTSSLFSMMILSSILSMVFCVSGLLLSYQLNLSSGATIIAVSVAGFVISAVVGRISNACS, from the coding sequence ATGCTTGAGATGCTGAGTTATGAATTCATGCAGAATGCACTCATTGCCGGGGTGCTGGCTTCTATTATTTGTGGGGTAATCGGTGCTTTGGTGGTGGTCAACAGGGTAGTTCTGCTGGCCGGAGGCGTGGCCCACGCTTCATACGGCGGTGTCGGTCTGGCTTTCTTTCTCGGTCTGCCAATGCTTCCGGTAACTACCGGATTCGCGGTCTGTGCGGCACTGCTTATGGCTCTGGTAACCATGAAGGTCAAGGAACGGGCTGATACTTTTATCGGGGTTATGTGGGCGGCAGGCATGGCCCTTGGGATAATCCTGCTTGATATTACGCCCGGTTACAATGTGGATTTGATGAGTTATCTTTTCGGCGGAATCCTTGCTACGCCAAAATCCGACCTCGTGCTCATGTCCGGGCTGGCAGTTATCGTGCTGGCGGTGGTCTTTGTCTGCTACAAAGGTTTCTGGGCTATGTCTTTCGATGAAGAATTTGCCCGTTCAAGAGGGGTGCCGGTAACTCTGCTCTATTTTATAATGCTGGCCCTGATTGCATTAAGTGTGGTCATGGTTATCCGGGTTGTCGGATTGATTCTGGTCATCGCCCTTTTGACCATACCGCCCCAAATCGCCGAGGACAGGACTTCGTCCCTGTTTTCCATGATGATTCTGTCCTCAATTCTGAGCATGGTTTTCTGCGTTAGCGGATTGCTGCTTTCCTACCAGCTTAATCTATCGTCCGGGGCAACCATTATTGCTGTGAGTGTGGCTGGATTTGTGATTTCAGCTGTTGTGGGAAGAATTAGCAATGCCTGTTCGTAA
- the asnB gene encoding asparagine synthase (glutamine-hydrolyzing), giving the protein MCGIAGYFQPGNYTGSIKPILDLLTHRGPDFQHILKDDHIELGHTRLSILDLSESGNQPMTDNTTGNTIVFNGEIYNFKSLRENLVHKGHTFTSSGDTEVLLKLYAEYGIKCIPMLRGMFAFAIWDRTKQQLIVARDRFGKKPFFYARTGRGFVFASEIRALAAHPDISKDIDVQAVDLFMSTGCVPAPFSIYSNIRKLPAAHYGIVDAAGISLQHYWSLDFTNKIECTETEALEALHTRLLEATRIRLESDVPLGALLSGGVDSSLIVALMAECGSKSIDTFTIGFHEKKYDESGHAAKVARHLGVNHHVEYLDPAQFENMLPAVVRQYGEPFSDDAALATMLLSEATRKHVTVALSGDGGDELACGYSAYTHVKLASRLAPLIGNKVLPAANIASAFKSTSALGALRRQMICKLHPEFKHILRNEYKVARYKNDVYREEVREKLGNFTLDWLYELSRKACLHAHTPEERLLWMDTVHFLADALLVKVDIASMAHSLEVRSPLLDHELFEYMGTLSPELKIKDGESKYLLKKLAERYLPKEILYRRKQGFSMPVAKWTSGDSAEFTLDAVSQATPFLRQFFNMEALNNRIAEHISGRKKHKNFVWNILNLALWAVEHEAGRV; this is encoded by the coding sequence ATGTGCGGCATTGCAGGATACTTCCAGCCCGGAAACTACACCGGAAGCATCAAACCCATACTTGACCTTCTCACCCACCGAGGCCCGGACTTCCAGCATATCCTTAAGGATGACCACATCGAGCTAGGTCACACCCGGCTGTCTATCCTTGACCTCTCCGAGAGCGGCAATCAACCCATGACGGATAACACCACCGGGAATACCATTGTCTTCAATGGCGAAATATACAATTTCAAATCCCTGCGAGAAAACCTGGTCCACAAGGGACACACCTTTACTTCCTCCGGTGATACTGAGGTTCTGCTCAAGCTATACGCTGAATACGGTATAAAATGCATCCCCATGCTGCGCGGCATGTTCGCCTTTGCCATCTGGGATAGAACAAAGCAGCAACTGATCGTTGCCCGTGACCGCTTCGGGAAAAAACCGTTCTTCTATGCCCGGACTGGCAGGGGTTTTGTCTTTGCATCTGAAATTCGCGCCCTTGCCGCCCATCCTGATATTTCAAAAGATATAGATGTTCAGGCTGTAGACCTGTTCATGAGCACCGGATGTGTGCCGGCACCGTTTTCAATATATTCCAATATCCGCAAACTGCCGGCAGCCCACTATGGAATAGTGGATGCAGCAGGAATAAGCCTTCAGCACTATTGGTCTCTGGATTTTACCAACAAAATAGAATGCACGGAAACAGAAGCATTGGAAGCCCTGCATACCCGACTGCTGGAAGCAACCCGTATCAGGCTGGAAAGTGACGTGCCGCTGGGGGCTCTGCTTTCCGGCGGAGTGGACTCAAGCCTTATTGTTGCACTTATGGCTGAGTGCGGGAGCAAGTCCATCGACACTTTCACAATCGGTTTCCATGAAAAAAAATATGACGAATCAGGCCATGCAGCCAAGGTTGCCAGACATCTGGGGGTGAATCACCATGTGGAATATCTGGACCCGGCACAGTTTGAAAACATGCTGCCTGCCGTTGTCCGCCAGTACGGAGAGCCTTTTTCCGATGACGCCGCTCTGGCGACCATGCTGCTAAGCGAAGCCACCCGCAAACACGTAACAGTGGCTTTGAGCGGTGACGGGGGAGACGAACTTGCTTGCGGATATTCGGCATACACCCACGTGAAACTGGCTTCCAGACTCGCACCGCTGATAGGCAACAAAGTACTGCCGGCAGCCAATATTGCCAGCGCATTTAAAAGTACATCCGCGCTGGGAGCATTGCGGCGTCAAATGATCTGCAAACTGCACCCGGAGTTCAAACACATCCTGCGTAATGAGTACAAAGTCGCCCGTTACAAAAATGATGTATACCGGGAAGAGGTTCGTGAAAAACTGGGAAATTTCACTTTGGACTGGTTATATGAACTGTCCAGAAAAGCGTGCTTACATGCGCATACACCGGAAGAACGCCTGCTCTGGATGGACACGGTCCACTTCCTTGCCGATGCCCTGCTGGTCAAAGTGGACATAGCTTCCATGGCCCACAGCCTTGAGGTGCGGTCCCCGCTGCTGGACCATGAACTTTTTGAATACATGGGCACCCTTTCCCCGGAGCTAAAAATAAAAGACGGCGAATCAAAATACCTGCTCAAAAAACTTGCCGAACGCTACCTGCCCAAAGAAATCCTTTACCGCCGCAAACAGGGATTTTCCATGCCCGTAGCAAAGTGGACCAGCGGTGATTCAGCTGAGTTCACTCTCGACGCCGTAAGTCAGGCAACCCCCTTTCTGAGGCAGTTTTTTAATATGGAAGCCCTGAATAACCGCATTGCCGAGCATATTTCCGGTCGCAAAAAACATAAAAATTTCGTCTGGAATATACTTAATCTTGCACTTTGGGCTGTTGAACATGAGGCGGGACGGGTTTAG